The window GCCGCGAGGGCCGCCAGCAGCGCCGCCAGGGCCCCGACCAAAGCGCCCTTCCACGGAGAGGCTCCGGGAGAAAACACGCCTGGAAAACACCCCCCGGGCGGTCTCGATTCAGGCGCCACTGAACACCCAGACGCAAGCCCGGCCTGCCCGCTGCGCGCCGGAAAACCGCCCGAGGGACCTTCGGCCGGCAGCCGCGGGTGAAACGCGCTCCGGAGGTGGGAGCCGAGCGCGCTCTGCGGACGGGCCGGGGCGAGCTGCAGCGTGTGCGGGAGGGAACCGGCGCCCCAGCCCGGCTCGGCTCGCGGCTTCTGCGGCCACGACCACGCGCTGCCCTCGCTCCGCTCCTTCCCACTCTTGCCCCACGTGGGAGGGTCCCTGGGGCTTGGCAGGCGCTGGACGTCCAGGGGGCTCCCGCTCTGCGCCCGCGCTGTCTAGTCCACAGCTCGTCTCCTGCTTGTTTGCAAACATTCGGCTTCTACCTCGGTTCTTACTGCGCTTTTGGAAGCCGTGAGAACGAAACCACGCGCGCGTGGCCTGGcagctcccacctccctcccGGCTCCCCAGGCAGGACCCGCCCCGGGGCAGCACCCACAGCACCAGCCAGCGCAGAACACATCGGCCTTTCACAAACGCTGTGGCAGTTTAACAGAGTGACTTTCTGTCTGTGTCGTCTAATTACTGGAAAATGGTGCTTTGATCTCAGATCtttaagaaatattcttttttgttgcagTAAAATATACGGAACAACGTTTCCCATCTTAAccgtttttaagtgtacagttcaggggCGTAAGTGTATTCACCATgtggtgcaaccatcaccaccgcGCATCTCCAgaagtttcttcatctttcaaaACTGAACCTCTGTGCTTATTAAACAATAGTTCCTCTTCACCCCGCAGCCCCTGGCGCCCTCCATACACTCTCTCCACCCCTGTGGACTTGACTTCTCCAGGTAATCCCACATCAGCCGAATCAGACAGCATtcgttcttttgtgtctggcttataaGTGACATTAATGGGCTttggcttttaattttgtttttctagcaGTGCATTTTTATAGTATGGTACAAGAACACTGGGTCACAATGGATTGGTCCTCACAACAGATGGTGTGTGAAGCAATCGCCTGGGGTCAAGAGCAAGGGCTCAGGGCCGACTGTCTCTCTGACCTGTGACCCTCCCCCTCGACCCTCTGGCTTCCTCGCTGTTCTGCCAGCAGCCGGCAGGTTTCCCTCTCAGGCCCCTGGCTTTGCCCTTCCCACCACCAGAATGCCTTCCCAAAGTTATCCATGTGAATCATGCCCTCTGTAAAGGGGTCCGTGCATGCAAACATTTACCCATCTAAAAATTTGTATATAAACTTAAGtttcataataaatataaataatataaattaagatttatattaaaagctaaaaagaaaatattgggtTTTTCCTGGTGCAAAAAGAGAGACActttcctcttcccctctcttAGTTCATTTTCCTTAGAAAATGTATCAATTCTTTCTTTACAACCCAAGAATGTTTTTTCTAAGGGTGGCGTATTTGAAATGCAAACATAAAAGGGAGAgcactaagaatgatggtttccagaaaccatcattcttagcaaactatcacaagaacagaaaaccaaacaccgcatgttctcactcataggtgggaactgaacaatgagatcacttggactcgggaaggggaacatcatacacggggcctatcatggggaggggggaggggggagggattgcattgggagttatacctgatgtaaatgacgagttgatgggtgcagcacaccaacatggcacaagtatacatatgtaacaaacctgcacgttatgcacatgtaccctagaacttaaagtataataataataataaataaataaattaaaaaaaaaaaaagggagagcaCTGCCACGGAGATCCCTGTCTCATGGGAGTTTAGCTTAGCTGCATGGCTCCAACTCGTAACTACAGGCTTGCCGTAGACATATCAcatgctttgtttttcctttggttaAAGACAGTTGGCTCACACAGATGGCCATCCCAGTTCCCAGGAGATTTAGAACCATGTGTGATAAGTGGTTTGCCAAGTCCTCCTACTTGCAGACAAGTTATCATTTATCTAGAGAACATGTATGCATTGGCTTGTATCTGACCGACTATATCAAAGGGtgagatttcttttctgttataaTAAAATAGCTATTGATTTGGACTCTGTGAAAAATGGCCCGTAGATTGGGTTTGtcctgaaaatgtaaaacaattagaACCATGAACTGGAAACCCTTTGGTGGCTGCCTTGTAATAAGACTTTAACCATGACCCTGCCTTCAGCTCGCTGCCTAAACAACCACTTCCCAGACGTCATCTGTAAGAGGGTAGACACACAGCTAGTCCTCTTAAGTGTTACCAAATTCCCCTGTTCTGGAGCTTTCCAACTTTGAATTCCAGTAATATGGTACAAGAGAGCTTGCTTCTCCGTAGCTCCATCAACAGCACATGGAAGCGCTTTTGAAATTTTGTGTCTGACAgttaaaaaaattgcattttaatatagctttgatttgcctttctctcacTAAGCGTAAGGCCCCACTACTTTCggcctgcttcatttttctctacaGCGCCtaccaccttctttttttttttttttctttagacagagtcttactctgtcgcccagatctcggctcactgcaacctctgcccctcgggttcaagtgattttcctgcttcagcctcccaagtagctggaattacaggcgcctgccaccacacccggctaatttttgtattttcagtagagatggggtttcaccatcttggccaggctggtcttgaactcctgacctcgtgatccacccgccttggcctcccaaagtgctgggattacaggtgtgagccactgtgcccggctgcacCTTCTAACGTGATGTGACAGGATGCACTTCTTTTGCTTATTGTCTGTATCTCCCACTGGCATGGGGACCTGAGGGTAGGGACTGGGGTCACATTGCGGAAACTCAATAAATACTGTTTGGGGGATAGCACGACGAATCTATTGGCTCCCATGATGGCCTCTGATGAGTAGAGTTTTGGGTTTTAGTGTATGGCCTTAGGCACAGAAAGGTGGGCTCTCTGGGGCTTCCCTCACTGACTGTTTGGGGTCTCAGCAGTGTTCTTAGTGTGTTCCTAATATCCAAGTTACTGACTTTTCAGGTGTCAAGGCCAACACACCTATACGCAGACAGACACACCCCATACGCAATACCACTGTGTCTTTATAGATTGCCTTTGGGCCAATGTGTATGGAGACGTGAGGACTAGGAAGACGGGTGTGAGCTGACAACCACTGACCTGCTATCTGGACCACGAACTCTTTCTTCTGGTTCAAGAGGAGATTCTGGATGGAGAGGGACACATTGCTGAAGGCTCCCTCTCGGACAACCACGGATGTTTCCAGACTGAACAGGCCCTGGGCATCCCAGACGATGGCTTCAAACTCTGGAGGCAGGCACTGTCCCTGGTGGTCTCTCCACTGAGCCTTAGGCTTGGGGTACCAGCCACTGGATCTCAGCCTCAGCTGAATGCCTCCTTCCTTGAAGCCCTCAAGGGAGAGGTGAGGGTCTGAGCCCAGCCCtggcggaggcaggaggagtggGAAAGATCAGGGTCCTTCCGAGAAATCACGCATAAAGTTCATGCCACTGTTCACCATTTGTAGTCACCATAAAGCATCATGAAGTGTGGCTGCTATTAAGACAGGTGTGGGCTTGCAGCTCCCCACCCATGGACTGGAAATGACAGTCTAAATTAGTGGTAGCATGTGGGGACAGTGATACCCCtgagggacatttggaaatgctGGAAATGACTCTAAATCAGTGGTAGCATGTGGGGACAATAATACCCCtgagggacatttggaaatgtgAAGGGGGTCATTGGGTGGGGAAGGGCTCCTGGTAATTAATCATATCAGGCAAGGGACAGTTTCCTAGAATGAAGAACAGCACCACCCTAAATTCTAATACATTCGAGTTgtgactcttctctttttcttgaatCCCTCCAGAGCTCCAGTTCCACTGCCTCATACACGCTTCTTTATCTCTCCATCCTTGTGGAACTAGCATTGTATTTTGAGTATGCAAAACATTAATGTGGTTTAAATGCCAATGCTGTATAGAAATGTATACCAGGAAAAAAACTCCATCCTTTCCATGTCATCACACCTCACCCTAGGTAaccaatttcattaatttcttgtTTATCCTTCCTATGTTCCTTTTGGCAatgtttctccttctttcttacaCATGCAAGTATGTATTATTGAAccttgcattttaattttctctcttaacAATACTAGAAATCACTCTGCATCCATTCAGAGACCACCTCATCATTGTTTCAGATGCATAATACATAATATAGATTACTCCATTGGGTGGATAGAGCATATTCAGCTTTTATGCTTGGACATTTAGGTGGTTTCCATTATtttacaattgtttttaaaaagctttacaaAGATTAAACTCATACATATGTTTTTTTCATATTGGAGGTGTCGGAGGTGGCGTAAGTTCCTGGAGGTGGGATTGCTGTGTCAGAGGGTAGACACACAGCTAGTCCTCTGAAGTATTACCAAATTCCCCTGTCCTGGAGCTTTCCAACTTTGAATTCCACTAACATGGTACAAGAGAGCTTGCTTCTCCATAGCTCCATCAACAGCACGTGGAAGAGCTTTTGAAATTTTGCTAGTCtgacagttaaaaataaattgcattttgaCGTagctttgatttgcctttctctcccTACGAGTAACTTTGTTActcataatatattatatataacatataacatttttatattttatatatttataaattttataatttacaaatattatataatataatatattatatataaataaatatatgatatattatatataaatatatatgatatataacatatatctcatatatatatattttttgagacagagttgtcgcccaggctggagtgcagtggcaggtgaagctcactgcagccagatccctccacctcacccccctgagtagctgggactacaggcatgcaccaccacacctggctaagagATGGGGTCCccctttgttgcccgggctggtctcgaactctggggcTCGAGTGACCtgcttgcctcggtctcccaaagtgctgggattaagccTGAGCTtaaggcttgagccactgtgcccagccttttcatatgtttaagggctgtttgtgtatgttttggtgaactgtttgttttgtttgttcatttgagaATGGACCTATCCATcagcttttatgttttttaaaaattaccaacattcTTCCATTCTCTGTGACTCTACCTCTACTTGGGCAAAGCACTTGTATCTCCCTCTCCCCTGCAGGGCCTTAGGTCAGTCCACGCACCTGCTACCTCCAGTTCCCAGAGAGCTTCGCCAGAGAAGTTGTTAGAGAGGAAGCGGCAGCCATATGTGCCCTCGTCGGAGGGGACGATGCTGTGAAGCTGCAGGATCACACTGCCATAGGCGATGTTGTCCTTGACCAACTTGGTCCTGTTCCGGAACGCCTCCATCTGCCTGCCAGGGAGCTCCTGCTGCTCCTGGTACAGGTGCACCACGGCTGAGGTGTGGTTCCGGAACCAGCGGATCTCCATGTGCTGGGCATCCAGCTGTGGCCATAGGTGGCACGAGAACTCCACCTCCTCCCCGACGAGGGCCAGGACGGGATACTCAGGGCCTAGCACCTTGACCTCTAGGATGACAAGTCAGAACAGGCAAAAGCAACCCtcatccaattaaaaaaaagttatcacaCCCCTTTATAACTGAAGAATCTACAGCAAGCCATGCAAACAAGAAAGGTAAGATCCTCTGCAGGACAACTGGCCCGGATCCTTGAACAAGTAATTTTTACGAAAAAACGTGAGTGCACAATTAAACACACAGGTGACATCACAACCAGATTTGTGGTGCTCAGCTGGTAACTGGTTTCCTCCAACCAGGTACAAATGTTATTTTGGGGACAATTATGTAAATATGACCAAAGCATGAAGTGAAATGGAATCTTTGATCAAAAAAGCAAGtttcaaaataatctgtacaacattatcttaagtaaaaaacatatatatttgcataaatgtgcagagaaaaatatctgaaaggaGACACCAAATTGCTGATGGTGGTAATTTCTGCATGatgagaatatatattttcttatttttgcttgtCTGATTTTccgagtttaaaaaataatttacatgtaCAGGTTCTACAAAGGGTATCAAAAATCATCTACAAGGGTTCCCTGCTCCACAGGTTTTCTTATCAAAAGGCCAACCAAATCCTTCCGTTGAGACTTATTTGTTGGGCTCTTTCATTTGATCACCCTCCTCTTTGAAGGCTTCTTCCTGGGGCCTTTCTGCTCCCTTTGGTCTGGTCTGTTGTCTGCAGTTCCCATGAGAGTCGCTGCTCCTGTGCTGGTCTTCCGCGTGCACTGCCGCCCCACAGGCACTCACTCTTCTCTCTGGCCTCTGtacctctcttctcctttctttccaagTTCAGCTGAAAGCATCCCGAAGCTCTCCTGTCATGGACCCCCCTGTCCCGCACTTGGCCCACAGGAAATGGAGGGACCTTCCTTTGTTCACACTATTTGAGGCCCCTCATTGGCGGCTGGGTGAATATCCAATACCCTTCCAACACGGTTCCCTCTCCAGGTTCTCTCCGGCTGTCCCTCCACACACTGACGTCTGGCTGTTTCCCTGGGCACACCCTGCCTCAGCTTATCCCCTACCTGTCATCTTCCTGGAGAATGTGCATCCTGCAAGCCTCTGCTCAAACTATATTCCCTTTCTATGGCTCTCCTCAGCTTTCCGGGAACAAATCATTACTCTTAGCTGTGCTcccaaagtctctctctctctccctctctctctctctctttctctcagccATGGTCACATAAATGGACAGCCATTTATGCCACATCCACATCCCTCCCTTGACTACAGACCGCTGAAGACCTGGGCTATGCCGCGGTCACCCCAGTATTCCTGGTTTCCAGCCCAGGAAATTAGGAAATCATCTTTGAATTATTAGTTTACACCCTCTGTTGGCTACATCTTTCATGAGAGAAGCTTTGCAAGGGGTAAAGTTAAAAACGTGTATCAATGGGTTCAGCACAAACACAGGCCAATGAGTTTCCTGGCACCCTCTTGCTTGGCTCCCTGCTATGCCTGTGGATTTCGGAGTGCTGGGAAGTGTGCAAGAGGCGGTGGGAGCTGGAGAGATAGTGGAGGAACACTGCAGGCTGGATAATGCCCAGGGGTAGTGTTTCTTTAACAACCAGGATTGAagtcctttttgtattttagcatcTGGCACGCCCTCGTACTGTTCTAAGATCTTATCCCTGGGGAGCACCTGGCAGGAGGGGTGGCGTTCATGTCCTGGCTGGCTGGGCTACAGATCAGACACAATACCTGAGTTCGGCTCCccaggctgaaggaggaggaggtgcaTGAGGAAGACTAGACTTCTGGTCAGAGATACTGGCTTCAAGGAGTCCAGGGAGACTGGGAAATCCACCATCTCTTTTCAGCAGTGGGGGCCACCTGGAGAGGGACAAAGGGATGCTGGAGCGATGTGCAGAGGTCGGGGGAGCTGGAACTCACTCCATCAGACCTGAAGTCAGTTGTGACCTCAGTTATTTTTGTcttgctctcaaattcctgacaaGCCTCAGAGCTTGACTTCTTTAGCTGGATGTGAGAGCTGCTTCTAATTTTTCCAGGGGACACTGTTAATGGCATCCCTGGCCTTGCTCAGGTTCACAGAGCTGCAAGGGGACAAGGCTGAAGGGTCCCAGAGGAAGCAGCTTCTGTGCTGCTTATTGTTTAGAGCCAGGAATAGAGTCACACAATGTGTGGGGGCTCAGTGCCCCCCCACTTTTCTGGGCTTAGCGACTTTGCTCGAACAAAGGGCAGTCTCTGAAGATCTCAGATGCATTTTCATTATCCCTGCCTCACCGCCACCAACCCAACCTTCGTCCCACTTCCCTTTGGTCTGGAACATTGGGTCCACAAAACACAGGAACAAACACAGAGTTCTGCTTTCTCAGAAGTGGAGTGCATGTGGGTGGCTGCCTGCCAGCCCCAACGACGTCCTGGGACACTTTCCTCCAGGCCTGGGACCTTGAGTTGTGCCTTCAGGAGGCCAGCTGGTAACTGTCTCTGTCGAGAGTATCTTCGGGGCCACAGTGATGGAGTCATCCCATCTAGCCACCCCTTCCTCATCTGTGACCCAGGAGGCCCAGACCCAGCCCAGACAAGGGCTGCCCCCTCACTCTTGATGCTCTGCTCCCTTGGGCGCCACTAATGACTCAAGGCCAGAGTGTGTTGCAGCCAGTGAGTCTGGAGACACACAAAACTCTCCACATTTCTCTTGCATTTAGTTGTGCAAGATTTTAGGCAGATTTTTAATTGGCTGGACCTAAATCTCTGCCTGAACCATGGAAGAGACCCGTGCCCACTCCCACGGGTTGCTGGGAGCTCTTGAAATCAAAGTCAGCACCCCCCTTCCCCTCTGCCTTGCAAACGTCCACACTGTCTTCATCCTGGGACTGCACCCCTTGTCTTTCACGGCATCACAGTGCCCTTGTTGGGGAAGGCCGCGGTAGGCTCCTCTGTCCAGCCCTCTCTGTCTCCCCGTCTGCCCCCATGGCTTGGCTTTTCTTCTGAGACCTTGGCATGGCAGGTGTTTCTGATGTCCTGTGGCCGCAAGACACGGGCCATGCTGTCAGCAACGCCACCAGCAGGTGTGAAGGAAGGACTCTCAAAGCTGCTGGCCGTGCAGTGGCCGAAGGATCAGAGGGGTGTGCAGGGTGAGTTAATGAGGTGGTAGAGGCTTCCCAGGGACCCTTAGGCTGGGAGGGACCCGGGTAGGCAGGAATACAAGGGAAGAGGGGTGGCCCGTGAGGCTCATGGGCTGATGGCCCTGTCTCCTAGAGCTGAAATTGAGGGGACAAACAGAGGACAGGTTGGGACAGCTCCAGGTGTGTTTCAAGAAGGTCTCAAGGACAGGAGGTGGGGTCCCCTGAAGCAGGGCCGTGTTGACAGCTCTCAGTTATTGGAATCCGATTCACACAATGACATGGGAGAGGCCTTGGGCAGGGTCCAGGCTCTGGCTGGACAGTCCGGACTCTCACCCTCTGCGGCCACTGGTGCGAGCCTCTCTGTGACAGGTGGGGAAGCTGCAAGGAAGGGTTCTAGCAAAGGGGTCTACACTGGTTGTGCACCTTCTCACCCTCTCTTCTGTTCCCTTCTCTTTATGCTTCAGTCTTTTCTTCTGGATTCTAGACACAGGTTAGAGCCCCATGACAGCAAAGCCAGGAAGGGCACGTCAGTGTCCAGCTAGTGCCTTCCAAAACCAAGCGGGGCTCAGCGTTTGTGCATCCATCTGGGTGGGCTGGGTTCTGGGGAATTAGTCGGGGTTGTGTTAGGCTGTGACACAGGCCCCCTCATGAGGTGGTAATGGGGCGCGAGACAGGTCCCACAGCTGGCCTCCTCGCAGAAGGAACACTCGTTCCAATGGCCTGGGCTGGGGGCAGGCTGCCACCTCCCGGGGACAGGGGATTGGGGCAGGGTGTTCCAGAACCGTGGAAGTGCTAGAGGGACCTCCGTTCTCTGTTGTGAGACACCCGTGTGATTTCCATCATGGATGCCTCAGAGGAGGAGGattgtagacacacacacacacacacacacacacacacacgtgctcaTAGTAATAAAAACGAACATGCACTGGGTACTTCCTATCTATCAGGCACTTATCTATACCTCAagtattattagtatttttattattattattactaataggTCCAAATTATAGCTGAGGAAACGGAGGCCCGGGAGCTGAGTGACTTGCTCTGGCCCACAGTGGGTGAGAGGTGGAGGGGGTTCCACCTCCACTGTCCGGTTCCAGAGCCTCGCTCTGCGCTTCTCGAATTCAGATTCCTCACCAGCTGTGTCGTGTGTCTGGGTACACCCTTCAGTCACTCCTGTTACCCAAAACCATGACGTCTGAGGAACCAGCTGGCCACAGACCAAACACTCACCCTAACCTGCCATCACACAGAGGCACTGAAGAAGCGACCGACTCCCAGGGTGCCAGCCACAaaaccagccaaccaaccaaccaaccaactaatgaataaaaactttaaaatcccACTGCCAGATAAAACAACTTAAAACTGAGGTCTCCCTAAGACTTTGTCAAGAGCATCTTCTCAGCCAGGAGGGACATGTACCTGGTCCCTTGGCTCCCAACACTCAAGGGTATCATCTTGAAAGCCTTTAGTCAGAGACAGATGGTCTGGCAAGTTCCTGAAGGAAAAAATCAGCGGCTACTGAACAGCACCCTCCTCCCCGTTTGCTGCCGCGAGTCCGCCCTTTCTGACCTCACTCTCCAGTTAAGGATCGAGGGTGCTCAATCCGTACTTGAAGTTCAAGTCCCCTCCTTGAAGGAAACACTTTCCACTCTCTGCTATTTTGATTACAGTGTAAATTGATTTCAGGTTCTGTTCCTGGTGAGGAGGTTTTGCCTGGGGAAGGAGTAAGCGACTGGACGCATCGGATATTTGGGGAAGATTGAAACCCGGTGTGCGCGAGGACCGCCGAGGGATCCTCCAGCTGCAGCTGAGCTCTGGTGGCGCGCACCTGCTCCTCGTCCTCCCAGGAGCCTCGGGCCGCTCCCTCCGGAAGGTACAGGGAGAAATAAGTGTCCTGGGAAATGTCACCGCCTGCACCCAGCAAAagcccatttctttcttctccttctctttttatttttttcttcttgctctctcactgcccccagcccaccccattCCTGTTCTCTCCTCCTGCACCTGCAATTCCTAAACAACCCTGACGTTATTTTGATTTCCGGTCCCTCAGTCTTGAATCTGTCTTTAAAGATGAGTACTTTTTGCTTTGCTACTGTTATTTTTTTAGATAATTTATTgttaaatgaagaattttaaagcaaaatgcaGTGGGACAGATGTCAAAGGCAAGTTGAAAACATAATTTCTGTCGAATACTATTCCGGATTTCCTAAGATTAGGCACAAGAAAAGCATCGAATGAAAGGTACTTACTCAAGCTAAGTCTTTTTAAAAGGTCTGTATTTGAAAGGAAAGCAActtttcactaaaaatataaatcattcttatTACATGAAAACCGTAATTTAAGAGACTGAGAAGACAGCTTTTTGATTCACAAATAAACGGCATCTCCCTAATACACTTAggaatgtttgtttttaatcagtgACTCTTAAAAATCACTGCTTCCACCTGAAAAACTCACGCGAATCACTAAGGATTGATGTCCTCCGATCCACCCTAAAGTGTCCCATTTTTCTCTACACGTCCTTTTCTGCAACTTTCAGCAAAGCAAGACTGGAGAAAAAGAGCATTAGAAGGAACCTCAGCTGATTCCCTAGTGAATAACTTAACAAAATAGAACCTGCTTTTCCGTTTGCATTACACATTCACAGTCTCTCACTCTTACTTACTATAGTGGTGTATTTCAGATTCTGTCCACACATACAAGTATTTGCCTGAACTTAACACTGTCTTCCTGACATAAAGGTAAATCTCCCAAGGACATCTCCGAACCTGGCAGTGTCCAAAGGCCACGTCCTCCCACAGGACTGCCTCGCCTGCCGTGCTGCTGTTGGTGTTGCCCTGAGCGG of the Chlorocebus sabaeus isolate Y175 chromosome 8, mChlSab1.0.hap1, whole genome shotgun sequence genome contains:
- the LOC140712263 gene encoding butyrophilin-like protein 9 isoform X1; its protein translation is MVDFPVSLDSLKPVSLTRSLVFLMHLLLLQPGEPNSEVKVLGPEYPVLALVGEEVEFSCHLWPQLDAQHMEIRWFRNHTSAVVHLYQEQQELPGRQMEAFRNRTKLVKDNIAYGSVILQLHSIVPSDEGTYGCRFLSNNFSGEALWELEVAGLGSDPHLSLEGFKEGGIQLRLRSSGWYPKPKAQWRDHQGQCLPPEFEAIVWDAQGLFSLETSVVVREGAFSNVSLSIQNLLLNQKKEFVVQIAGVFSPGASPWKGALVGALAALLAALAALALGFLRLRRRCQEKLKKEAQKREGKLTAELEKLQKELDWRRTEGQAEWRAAQKYAVDVTLDAASAHPSLEVSEDGKSVSSRRAPPDPAPSDPQRFSEQTCALSLQRFSAGRHYWEVHVGRRSRWFLGACLAAVPRAGPVRLSPATGYWVLGLWNGCEYFVLAPHRVALPLRVPPRRLGVFLDCEAGQLSFFNVSDGSHIFTFHDTFSGALCAYFRPRAHDGGERPDPLTICPLRVRTRVPEENDSDTWLQPYEPADPAPDWW
- the LOC140712263 gene encoding butyrophilin-like protein 9 isoform X3, whose translation is MVDFPVSLDSLKPVSLTRSLVFLMHLLLLQPGEPNSEVKVLGPEYPVLALVGEEVEFSCHLWPQLDAQHMEIRWFRNHTSAVVHLYQEQQELPGRQMEAFRNRTKLVKDNIAYGSVILQLHSIVPSDEGTYGCRFLSNNFSGEALWELEVAGLGSDPHLSLEGFKEGGIQLRLRSSGWYPKPKAQWRDHQGQCLPPEFEAIVWDAQGLFSLETSVVVREGAFSNVSLSIQNLLLNQKKEFVVQIAGVFSPGASPWKGALVGALAALLAALAALALGFLRLRRRCQEKLKKEAQKREGKLTAELEKLQKELDWRRTEGQAGLHTCEC